A stretch of the Halomonas sp. BDJS001 genome encodes the following:
- a CDS encoding 1-acyl-sn-glycerol-3-phosphate acyltransferase: MTWGVNAGRQALRWLIFVSMRLCYRLQVHGREHIPKQGAALVVCNHVSFMDALVLGGASPRPLRFVMDQPIFDSPWLKWWFQLVGAIPIESERRSPGALRRALDDVSTALRQGQVVMVFPEGRLTPDGEIHAFRRGLEAILARDDVPVIPAGLAGLWGSWTSHHNGKALKKCPRRFRAPVSLHFGPPLNRLDADDIALRRFLEARVRALKAAADQELSRRR; this comes from the coding sequence GTGACCTGGGGTGTCAATGCGGGGCGTCAGGCGCTGCGCTGGCTGATTTTTGTCTCAATGCGCCTCTGCTACCGGCTGCAGGTGCATGGACGTGAGCATATCCCTAAGCAGGGCGCTGCATTAGTGGTGTGTAACCACGTCAGTTTTATGGATGCCCTGGTGCTTGGTGGCGCTAGTCCTCGGCCGCTGCGTTTTGTTATGGATCAGCCGATCTTCGACTCACCCTGGCTTAAGTGGTGGTTTCAGTTGGTAGGCGCCATTCCCATTGAGTCTGAGCGGCGTAGCCCCGGTGCTCTAAGGCGCGCCCTGGATGACGTGAGCACAGCGCTGCGCCAGGGGCAGGTCGTGATGGTCTTTCCTGAAGGGCGACTGACCCCGGATGGTGAAATTCACGCCTTTCGGCGCGGTTTGGAAGCCATTCTCGCTCGGGATGATGTGCCGGTGATTCCCGCAGGGCTGGCAGGCTTATGGGGGTCGTGGACATCCCACCATAACGGCAAAGCACTCAAAAAGTGCCCAAGGCGCTTCCGGGCGCCGGTGAGCTTGCACTTTGGGCCTCCACTCAACCGTCTGGACGCCGATGATATAGCGCTGCGGCGGTTTCTAGAAGCGCGGGTCAGGGCTTTAAAAGCGGCGGCTGATCAGGAGCTATCCCGCCGCCGTTAG